Below is a genomic region from Henckelia pumila isolate YLH828 chromosome 3, ASM3356847v2, whole genome shotgun sequence.
ctgcgaagtcacgcatacattgcaatagaagttatcaaacctctgatgatctacatcatctcgaccataggttattcacccatgaattcaatcgatagacatcctcctgattgttatacatacttgcaatcactgtgcacacatcaagactaagacaAGCTCCTACCAATCTattcgactgggacattccatagtgcacagacatatggaaacgcttcctattccgtctcgacaCCCGACAGTTACATGCGTCTGATATAATTCAACTTGGAGTCTCTGGTGATACCATCATCGCTTGTACCAacttcccaaggttgaacataaagatcccggaaactaaatcccaacggatccTCTAGAGTCAAATCATTCCTTTTTGCTGAAGGCATCAGCCTTAGCGCTGAAAAGACTAATTCATCTATTCCCTAGTCGCTCTGGGGAAAACACttatgctcgaagtaactttTCACCCAAAacgtctctgattgtcgttcattgctaaaacgcaatatctttgacaaacagtctgcatgaatgtgactcactgactcgaaagaacaaatTTGATtcatcacgatcttgcgaaatctttgATCCCAAAGGAAAACcacgttggctactaagtcaattcttgactatctcagtcacttcagagatatcgcacatcactcgctgaaagattagtgacaccacctgctggatctcgagaactagatcccagctaatgtcacatcTCACGATCATCCACTGATTTTCATACAAGTACACAATTCTCGTTGGATCTCAAACACAacggtatactaagacatcatcacaagaacACTGTCCTGGGAACTACCAATTTACTTACTTGTTTCATTTGTCAAGTTAAtacctaacttgaccatacaagtaAATTGAAATCTTCCAGTATATTCGTCTCTGGCAAACCTATAGACTCCAAAGCATCACCTGCtccgagactgtaccaagtactcatctcctaagcactaagcgacaaaatactatcccaagtattctcgattgctatatccaaatcatcactgattggatttacACTATCGATCTCGTCGAACTACTGATGCTCGCACTTGTCCGATCAAACAATCGCTGATCATCTAAACCTAcgtggctcaatcaataaccatgactcagctgcaaCGAAGTACTATGTCCAAGCACTTGGAATACCCAGTtcgctctggtttcaacacactcATAATTGATAATCCatacaatagctattagtagcctatcgacacaatctcgtgccttactgacagctgcctcgtaaagtgaacttaatcaacctaactctaatagagttagccaataaccctagtagtcattagcacaaatcccgtgccaccttagcactaccaatcgttgtcttgttcacccaaggcaaacatcaagataaactaagcccatttccatcccatggaaaatcctacgctcaatctctgaaaatatcagacagtacttagcgcaaacactggactcactatccttgcctcgttcattcaggatgaacatcACGATTTGTCAAATTCACAATCACAACTAACGAATCTCCAAGATTCTTACAATCtccgaacactctcctgatcatattcCTTGTTAAGACTGTAcaacaatttaagactaaggtatcttaccacgataacccacctggaaaatcaccaaggtttcacggtcataggccatgcttccctcacatctcaaatagtcctgtacaatcctcaacatctgatataatccaatactgatgaagcaaatcatcaaggagtagtcctcgtattcgagttgaagtcttaaaacagcatcccatccaagttcttggatgattcctatcacagggaaactataaccacaactctgatgacaacctctagtcatcgctggtagaaatccttcTTCCTACTAGATTCACATGTCTAGCagtaactcaaaggttaaaacctatcttctcagagtacacacttgtcaaggaaatccctccatgactggttcccatagcagaacactcaaactatatctctggcacaccagacgatatcaaaccatcgatatcaaaccggatatcttaatccaaggtcataccctgtcgtgactgctaccaaatccctagactgaatagccttcccaccgccaatcctgaagcacaaaggctcccaggtaatgTTGGCaaagggtcgcgccccatcacgtctagtcatggtcatagcccacaactctcggcatatactggacctggcatctcgatgaaaacccatcatcacaagtctcaacctaacgaaggtcaaaCAGCTTACTGTTCTAAGAAAAAAACCTAGAATAAAgcccaatgttctaaaccgaataATATTcctatgcctctagatgagtccacttattgctggcactatcttagtctactgactaactaggtcaatcataggaaaacgcctagactaaccgcaagtcaaacagtcacaatcgacctactcaaatcccatgagctgcaatagttgaacactaatcaactaaaacccaattcaaacttccgcacaatcatgcaatcattcacgaattgctggataaataatacatgtatcacttatttcaagttatgtacaattctatttattacaatctcatgtaatacatacagtattcaaaatacaatgaaatgtacaatcgaacttgaaatgatacaaccaaagtatgatgattcattacaactgaaatactgtttacaaattacatcaatacagtatttaaatcatcgtactagtctttgtttcttgagcatgaagcttctaatcaacacacgcatcgatacaagcatactcccgaccaagtctctctaactatcctcctacaaagaactccggagaaatggcacgtgatagctaaccagctatgctctgcatcagtgcatgtcagtcgacctcttctgctcacgatctaccgtcagctttcttcttgtaaccaaatcatgcttttgaacatgaagtttcccgtgtgcctaccgaacgcatcggtacaagcataccggtaaaactatgttccgcatgagtttaatgaccttacacTCGAAACCTATCAATCCTTAGGCATTCGAGGCATttcctggtaaaggtctatctgacaatctctccaactacgactggagaatcttcagagtagtttcatcatggtaatgactgtacagatgcaagcaccaagtaagtccccaccaatcctctgccactgcctctggcatccggtactcgatccaaaactaggatccatatgagtagaaatctcgaacgctcggacacgatccattacTCCTGTCCGTACTTGCTGGTATCCCATAAGACAAATCTCCAGaattcctgccgatgatgataatcTTCGGGCAATCatcgcatcatcacctcttcgaaggtctcatcaatcctataaggataacccaaagtctcattactatatcccaagtctcttgcatgcatgcgctctgataccaataaatgtagcgatccaacccggatccactacctaatcagagtttagagcataattaagcatgcattaaaataaatcgctgcggaagacttaaataaaagaagaccggcagaatacaatcggttaaacaaattcgattatacaacccaatcgaatgaatGAGTCTaaagggcaaaacctacagctaatcctgctgtcttcactggtcaatggctactccaagctcctggtgctcaatcctgcacctacacctagcccgtcgaatggggtgtccaaatacacagaaagactggacgtgagctctaagctcaatacgaaagaaatgatatataaaatatattcaacacataagtgtatttaaaacgagAGTAAAACAGTACTCAGAGGCGCCATTAATATACAGGGCAATATCGGGTAGCAAGTCCGtggtgccgctcctatattcacctatcaactatagcgtctactccaccgtcgtggtcgctcctagtgataccaaaaccaggggctgagtgtcccTAGACACGAATCCGCAGGAAGTAACGCCTCACTGAcagaaactgtcaatgactcacatcataccagatgcagtcaaccgtaaaaacatgcatgtgctaaagccgtaaaacatggtaaaacaagtagcacatactcatgcaacacatacaatatatatcatgctggctatctcagtcagtacttacgtaccttactacaggcagtcctagcagtcccactctaggttcccagcctatcatcaactctacaatgcaaatattcatgcatcattaattaagctctaaaagccttaactaaactattgaatactcctaaatattttaaagagaccatagctatacctgcatccatcgtcagccctctgatggagactatcctgcaactaggggcacacccctgctgcaactccacagcctcgagcacggctccaCTACACGAACACttctccgctactatgtcagacactgtctgattgtactagaatattttccctactccaactctaaaataagagtacccaaagccctaaaatagagccacgtgggcgaaggagaggaagttGGTGAGAGTCTCAAATGAGCTCATTGGCTCTCTATATATAAGCGAGGGTTCGGGTCATCCGTTCacgccttcggagcgtccgaactgcttTGGGCCATCCGATCGTCTCATCGAATCGTCCGatctctgccacgtgtcaatccaatcgcatgcaaccatgcacatgtcccgaacactgttcggatggtccgaattgcctcttcggatcgtccgaagtcaccCCTATGACATCACCGATGGAATAATATTTCAGGACAGCTGGCTGGGATACtttttggatcgtccgaacgatcttcggatcatccgaagccttcagagcctccgaatcctggctccgtccatgttcggatcctccgaactcaggtttagagcgtccgaacccttcgaaccttacccaccatttCTGAGtatcctgaatccatttttagactccattaatccatttggaatttccttaatcatgttttacttaatctaaacatgattaaacgattaattacgcattaatcattaatttatgatacgggtcactacaaaaattATTGTGAGCGAGTTTAGTGGATTctggaccttacaactctaccctccttaaaagaattttgtcCTAGAAATTCTTCTTACCAAATAATTCAGGATATTGATATGCATATCctattcggtctcccaagtagcctctTCCTAGTTGATTGTGCTACAAGACCTTCACCATCTTCATCTCTTTGTTTCTCAACTTTCGGACTTTTCTATCTAAAATTTGAACGGGTACCTCTTCATAGAACAAATTTGGCATCCACTGAACTGGCTCATGGCGAATGACATGAGAAGGATTTAagatatacttcctcaacatcgaaaCATGAAAGCCGTCGTGTACTCCTTCCTGATTTGGAAGCAATGCTACTCGATAAGCTCTTGCCCCAACCTTGTCTAGGATCTCGAAAGATCCTATACATATCGGACTCAGCTTCCCTTCCTTCCCAAATCTCAAGACTCCCTTCTAAggtgaaaaattcaaaaacacgtgatcaccttCCAAGGTGGCAACTTCGATTCCCAATTTCCTCCGAAGTCAATCATGCAAACCCTGAGTAAATCTTCCAGTATTTGAATCACTCGTTCATATTGTCCATCTGTTTGCGGATGAAAAGCAGTGATGAAGTCCAATTTTTGCTCCCAAACCATGATGTAAACTCTTCCAAAAGTttgaagtaaacctgggatatCTGTCAGAGACTATCCTTGTTGGAACTCCTTGAAATCTGACTACCTCTTGAATATACAAATCTTCATattgattcatcgagaagttgtTTTTGACTgataagaaatgagctgactttgtcaacctgtcaactatcaccaatattgaattcattctcCGTGGTGTAATTGGAAatccaactacaaagtccatagtgacaTCTTCCCATTTCCATGTGGGAATGGGTAATGGTTTCAGAAGTCCTGCGGGCCTTTGATGTTCAAATTTCACCTGTTGACGTGTCAAACATTCGCTAACAAACTTAACAatgtctttcttcatacctggccaccagTATAACATCTGTAAATCCTTGAACATCTTTGTACTCCTTGGGTAAATGGAATACGACATAGTGTGGGCCTCAATAATCACATCTTTCCTCAGTGAATCTACTGCTAGTACCCACATTCACCCTTTGTGATGCAGGATCCCATCCTTCACTGTATACAATGCACCACCTTTGGCTTCATCTTTATGTTTCCAACTTAGAAATTGCTGGTATAAAGACTAACCTGTTTGAATCCTGTCACGCAAACTTGGAACTACTTTCAAAGCTAATATAGCACAAACCTTCACTGGCTCAACTACTTCCAATTTCAGTCGTTCAAAATCTGCAATCAACTTTTTTGAGTTTTCAATCGGTTCATGTTCGCAGacttacgactcaaagcattaGCCACTACATTAgacttacccggatggtagctaatgtcatagtcataatctttcaccaattcTAGccaccttctctgtctcatattcaactctttCTGGGTGAAGAATTATTTCAAGCTtttgtgatcggtgaaaattTGACATCTttcaccatac
It encodes:
- the LOC140889471 gene encoding uncharacterized protein, which gives rise to MQGHEIHADLIILNMSYFDIIFGMDSLSRHEDTIDCKQRKVSLKIKNGEPFLFYASPRKSLSLMISIAFLGYLVSAKGIEVDPLKIEAIRNWVTPNNATEILSFLGLCEKNFMELKENLMTASVLAIPQGTGRFVVYTDASKSRLGAVLMQDDKKELNMRQRRWLELVKDYDYDISYHPDFERLKLEVVEPVKVCAILALKVVPSLRDRIQTDGQYERVIQILEDLLRKGVLRFGKEGKLSPICIGSFEILDKVGARAYRVALLPNQEGVHDGFHVSMLRKYILNPSHVIRHEPVQWMPNLFYEEVPVQILDRKVRKLRNKEMKMVKVL